ACCTGGGGCGGCATGACCTGACGGCCGGACGCCGCGGTCGGCACGAGCGGGGAGGCGACCGTCACGGCATCCGTGATGATCAGCTCGTCGGGGGCCAGCTCCGCACCGGACTCGAGGAGCCAGTCGCGACGCATCCTGCGGGCCACCGGCGAGGTGGCCTGGTCGACCTCCAGCAGCTGGATGAGCGACGTGTCCCGGGCGGCCGTCTTGGCCAGGATCGTCGCCACGCCGTCGAGGCGCTTGAGCAGTTCCGCGCGTGTCGCGTCGCTCATCTCCGCCTCGGCCTTGACCCGTGCGCGCTCCTCGCGCACCAGGAACGCGATCACCTGGAACTTGACCCGGTTCGTCGGGCCGAGCTTTCCGCGCTGCGCTTTGGCTTCGACCTCGCGCACCTTGCGGGCGAGGATGGGGATGATGGGCGCCTCGTCGTCACGGCGGGCGGACGAGGTCTTTCTACGTCGCTGCGTGGATTTCGCGGCGGGAGCCGAAGTCGGCATGCTCCTCCTGAGCGTCGGGTCCGGAAGGACCTGCGACCGGTGGTCAGAGTCCCGCGGGCGGCTCGGTGCCGGGACGGACGCGGGAAGATCGGGGCGCGCGACAACAGGCGCGACCGAATCGATCGGCTCCAGTTTAGAGCATCCCGGCCCGGTTGTCGGCACGGAAGTGCCGGGATGTCGCCGGATCAGCCCCAGAGCGTCGCCGCGACGTCCTCGGTGTACCCGGCGGGGAGTTCACCCACCCAGGAGGTGGCGACCCATCCGTTGCCGCGCAGGAAGTGCGATTCACCGCGGGTCACGAGCTTGCTGTCGAGATCCAGGGTCTCGGTCTGCACGGAGCACAGGATGCCGCCGACGGCGTCCTCGCATCCGAAGCCGTTGACGGCGAGCATGTCCTGGACCCCCGGGAGGTCCTCGGCGGTGAGGACGGTCACGTTCGTGGAGAGCCCCGCGCCGCCGGGGGCGCCCCACGAGCAGCGGAGGGTCGGCACACCGGACTCCAGGATCTCCAGCGCCGGCACGAGCTGCGTGGAGTACAGCGTCACGGCCGGGTCGTTCAGCGGCGGCAGCCGATCCTCGAGCGTGGCACGCATCTGCGGCGAGTAGAGCGCGTCACACGATGCCGGCAGGGAGATCTCGACGGTCTGCGGGCGATCCGCGGGCACGGAGGCGGTCGGCTCGGCGGAGTCGGAGGCGCTGACCGACGGCGCGGGCGAGGACGGCGAGGAGCCCGTGGGGTCCGGCTCCGGGACGCAGGCCGCCAGGGCGAACGCCGCCGAGATCACGGCCGTCGCCGCCAGGAGCGTGCGGATGCGGGGACGGGTGTTCGTCACGGGGTTTCCTCCGGGGTCGCGGTCTCCTTCGACCCTAACGCCGCTCGCCCGCCGCGCCCGCCCGGACGCGCGCACGCATCCGGCGCGGCACCGCGCCGCGGGCACTGGTCGCCGGGGCGCCGCTCCCCTACCGTGAGGGGGTGGATGCAGCCCGCCCGAGCGACCGGACCGTGCTGCTGGTCGCCATCCTGGCTTCCTTCGTCTCGTTCCTCGACGGGACCGTCGTGACGGTGGCTCTGCCCGCGATCGAGCGGGACGTGGGCGGGGGCCTCGCCACGCAGCAGTGGGTGGTGGACGCGTACCTCGTGACCCTGGGCGCGTTCATCCTGGTCGCCGGGTCCCTCAGCGACGCGTTCGGCCGCATCCGCATCCTGCGCATCGGACTGCTGATCTTCGGCGTCTCCTCGGTCGCGATCGCGCTCGCCCCGGATCCGCTGACCCTCATCCTGCTGCGCGCGGTGCAGGGTGTCGGCGGGGCGTTGCTCGTGCCGAGTTCCCTGGCCCTCATCACCTCGCATTTCGCCGGCGCCGCGCGCTCCCGCGCGATCGGCATCTGGACGGGAGCGACCACGGTGGCGACGCTCGTCGGCCCGGTCGTCGGCGGACTGTTCGTCGACCTGCTCTCCTGGCGCTGGGTGTTCGTGCTCAACGTGCTGCCGATCGCCCTCACCCTGGTGCTGCTCGTCCGCGGCGGCCTCCGCGATGCCCGGGTCCCCGGCGCCCGGATCGACATCCCCGGCGCGGCGCTGTGCACGATCGGACTCGGGGCGCTCGTGTTCGCCCTCATCGAGCAGCCGCGGCTGGGCTGGGACTCCCCGGCGGTGTGGATCGCCGGGATCGGCGGGATCCTCGGTGTCGTGGGGTTCGTCCTGCGCCAGCGGGTCGCCCCGTCGCCGCTCATGCCGCTGTCACTGTTCTCGGCGCGGAACTTCTGGGCGGGCAACCTCTCGACCTTCTTCGTCTACGCCGCCCTCTCGCTGAACGGATTGGTCGTCGCGGTCTACCTCCAGCAGGGCGCGGGGCTCTCCGCGACCCTCGCGGGCCTCGCGACCCTGCCGCCCACTGTGCTCATGATCCTGTTCAGCTCCCGGGTGGGAGCGCTGGCCGGCAAGCTCGGGCCGCGCCTGTTCATGACGGCGGGGCCGGCCCTGATGGCGGTGGGCGCGCTGCTGCTGCTGACCGTCGCCGATGACTTCGACTACCTCACCCAGGTCCTGCCGGGGCTGCTGGCGTTCGGTGCCGGCCTGACGCTGACGGTCGCGCCGCTGACCTCCGCCGTCCTCAGCGCGGTCCCGGCGGAACGCAGCGGCATCGCCTCGGCCGTGAACAACGCGGTGGCCCGGGTGGCGGGCCTCGTGTCGGTCGCCCTCCTCGGCGTCGTCGTGGCCGGCGACCTCGACCTCGAGGGGTTCCATCGGGCGGCGATCGTGACGGCCGCGCTCATGGCCGCGGGCGCCGTCGCGTCGTTCGCCGGCATCCGCGACCCGCGCCGCTAGGCGTCCTGCTGCCAGCGGAAGAGCCCGGTGGGGTCGTCCGTGATGATGCCGTCCACACCGAGCGACGTGGCCTCCCGCCACTGCTCGTCCGAGTTGAGCGTGTAGACCGCGATGCGCAGGCCCGCCTCGTGCAGCTGCGCGACGACCTCCGGCCGCTCGGCGACCGCGCGCCTGCTGGCGATCACGCCCCGCACCCCGGCGAGCGATGCCGCATGCACCACGTCGTCCGGGAGCGCACGGAGCACCACCATCCGGGACAGCACGGGCGAGGCCGAGCCCACGAGGGCCAGCGTGCGGGCGTCGAAACTCGCCACCGTGATGCTGCGCTCGAGACCGCGCTGCTCGATCGCGGAGACGAGTGCGGCCGCCGCCTCCCCGTCCCACGGGCCC
The sequence above is a segment of the Microbacterium caowuchunii genome. Coding sequences within it:
- a CDS encoding MFS transporter; the encoded protein is MDAARPSDRTVLLVAILASFVSFLDGTVVTVALPAIERDVGGGLATQQWVVDAYLVTLGAFILVAGSLSDAFGRIRILRIGLLIFGVSSVAIALAPDPLTLILLRAVQGVGGALLVPSSLALITSHFAGAARSRAIGIWTGATTVATLVGPVVGGLFVDLLSWRWVFVLNVLPIALTLVLLVRGGLRDARVPGARIDIPGAALCTIGLGALVFALIEQPRLGWDSPAVWIAGIGGILGVVGFVLRQRVAPSPLMPLSLFSARNFWAGNLSTFFVYAALSLNGLVVAVYLQQGAGLSATLAGLATLPPTVLMILFSSRVGALAGKLGPRLFMTAGPALMAVGALLLLTVADDFDYLTQVLPGLLAFGAGLTLTVAPLTSAVLSAVPAERSGIASAVNNAVARVAGLVSVALLGVVVAGDLDLEGFHRAAIVTAALMAAGAVASFAGIRDPRR